The region AACAACACACAACAAGCAACAACACCATATGACGCCATTGACAACACGGGAACTATGAGAAATATTTTCCAAAAGCAATGTTTCAGGAAAGGAAGGACGCACAAGCTCCTCGCCTTCGAATCGAACTGCTGAAGATCAGAACAAGGGTTTTCATCTTGAGTGCACATATGAGGAATATCCAAAGCAATGCCCTCAAGAAGGAAACAACACGTAAACACCGCCACTACCAAATGCAACCACCGAAGGCGTAACCCTTGATTTTCACCCCGAAGTTTGAGACATGATACTCTGGAGAGGGTCGAACATCATCGACAGATTCAACATCTTGCGTGCATGTGATCCAGAGCCAGTCTGATAGAGTCTGATGAGACATAGAGGCCGAGATGCGGCAAGCCATAGCCACACCATCCCAGATGTACCGCCCCGAGTCTCCGCTGTTGCTATTGCATTGCCGCTGCCATAATCGAACAAGTCACTGCCCACCTCGCGAGCTGCTGCACGCCAGATCCGCGGTGACCTGAGTCTGCCGCCACATCACCCGTGCCGTTGCAGTTAAGCATTGCCATCAGGGGACAATACCGCATCGTTGTGCCGGAGGAACACGCCACCTCATGAAAACTAAGGATAACATGTGTGTTGCTACTGAatacataaaaaaatacattttattAATAATTCATTAGATATGACATGCAATTTTCTTTTTCAAGAAACTGAAAACTTTAATATATAAACATCTTGCACACAAAAAGGGCAACTAGATGTACTGAACAGATGAGTTATTTTATTCCTTTGAACATACTGTGGAAACTCGGTGTCTTGTGTATTTTACCAAACATTTCAGATAATTAATTCTTGTCATATTGATGAAGACCATTGATAATTGTGTTGTAAAAATCATAAGATTAAACAAATCAATCAATACAAAGGAATAAAAGATGTTTTTAATACCATATGGATATGCCTACGAGAAGCTAATTACTCCAACTGTGACCATGTCAAAAAATTATAGAGATGGATGGAGATGTACAAACGTAGTGACACACACACCCATCTTAGCAAAATGGCGAGAATGAATGCACAAGGTAGTAGGGCTGCCTTCCACTTCAAATAATTGATCACCTcgtaaagagagaaaaaaaacattAAGAAACATATGTTACCGCTTTGTCCAGTTCCTCATTTGATAATTCAATTCCAAGAAGCCCCCACCGAATGTGTGTGGAACAAAGAGAAGCGTTCGGCGGGTAGGAGTGAAAAAAAAGAGAATAGAACATAGTCTGGTGGATGGGATAGATAGTAGAATTATCACATCATCTTGTTTCGAGTGCATGAGCATTTTTCAGATACACGAATTTCATTTTTTGGTATGCATGAACTTTTTTTTACAACAATAATTTCATTTTCTAACCAATTTATAGAATTATTACAAATTCAATATAAATTTGGAGTTTGCAATGAAAAAACATTGTGCTGTTAGTGGACCGTGCCGAATATGGCTTTGAAGTCCGGTGCACCTGCGATTCTACTGGGCCGGGCTGAGCGGAGAGTTGGGTCCTTTGCCTTCCCCCTAACAAAGGAAAATATCGTGTGTTGctcaaaaaaaaagtaaaaaatagcGTGTTCTCGCCCCCCAAAAAAGGAaaatagcggcggcggcggcggcggcggcagccggaGAAGAAACGACGGCGGTGAGGGCAGTGAGATAACGACCGCTGGGAGTTCGAAGACAGGGAGTGGCGAGTCCGAGTTAAGCAAGGAGCTCTATGAGGCCGCAATCTGCATGTAGGAGAGGATCCGCGCGTTGCAGTCCGCCGGTTGGATCGGCAATAAAAGGGAATCGATGGAGCCCCAGAGCAAGATTCGCGACGAGGACGACGAGATGGAAACCGGAGGGGAGCTTTCGACAGGAAGGAGCAGCGGCGAGTCCCTGCATCTTGCCGCCGCAGTCGAGACCGAGTGGAGGATCACCGGCGACTCCGACGAGAACTCGGTGTTCATCCTGGAGGAGACCGTGCACAGATTGGTTAGCGACATCATGCCGGAATTCGAAGCAAAGGTCGGCGACGTCGCTTCAGTGCTCGAAGCAGAGGAGACCCGGAAAGAGGCACTGGCGGCGCTGAGCTTCGGCTTCAGACTGCAGTTGTTCTCCGAGCAGATCGATGAGCTGCGGCACGAGATGTGCAAGTTGCTGAGGTCGTTCTCGCCGGAAAACAAAGATATAAGGAGCACCATGATCAAATTTATCTCTGAGCCGTACCTAGGCCGTATCTGCAAATTGCAGTGGATCTCTGAACGTGTCAGTATGCTCCAGCGAATGGAcccagacttcgactccaaagtGAAGTCAACAATCATCAAGCTGAAATCGGAATCCTTCTTGTTAGCCATGGAGGagttgaaggaggaggaggaggaggaggaggagagcggcaGGGAAGGAATCGCCGGAGAAGGTCGTGGAGACCAAGAAGTTTCCATGGAGATGGAGGAGAAGAGATTCGCTTCCTACCGCCGCTGCTGGGAACGTTTATGGGGCAATGACCGCAGCTTCGAAGACCAGAGTGAGTAAAGCGTGCATGCTGCTAGTTATCTACTCTTAGTTAGTTTTCTTCTTTATACTTACTGCATGTCTCAAGCAAGCTGATTCCTTAAAAGTTAGAATTTACTCCACTTGTAGTATGTAGTCATATTGATTCTACTTTATTCTTCTTGTATGCATAAAAGGATTCTGGCCGCTATATAGTTACTTCATGTTCAATCTTTAACTCATACTTAACTTGGATGCAGCATTATTGAGCCCCATGCTCTTTACACATTGCACAGCTAGCCGCATCCCGAATGAAGCTGTCGCCGGGAGTACCTTGCAGATCCACTCCATCAAAATCTCAACAGCAAAAGAGCTCACATTGCCACTGGAGGTGTATGGGGTGGTCGCAGTCCGAGATGCTGTGGACCATCATCGCAACCCTCTATTCCTTCGTTCAAGAACGCATTGCCAAATCCTTGAAGAAAATGTATGTATGGTATTTTTGTGGTCTTAATCTTTTCTTTGTTGCCTGGCTGCCTGCATCCTTGTTGATTAGTTAATGGCAAACAACGATGCTTGCAGGATTCATTTTTGCGCTTGACTGGCCCGGTTCGTGCAATTGTGTCGATGGATACTGTTTACATCGAAATCCAACTAAAAGTAAAGGGCGCAACAAAATCTGAAGATACAACATTGATCAGTACATTCGGCTTTTACAATGGTGACAGTTCTGGTACCTTTCTCCTGAAAAACAGTTTGTGCACAGTGGAGTTATGCTATGAGCAACTTAAACAGTCGGTCCAGGCCACTATCATGGGTGTGTTTGTTACACCCAAACAGGAATCATTGCCTTTTCCATATGGTGGCCGAGTTATTTGCTCTTCACTGCCTCAGGATGATAATGAAGATATCGCTGGGCTTCCATCTAGGGAAGTCTTGCTGCTTGATTCGAAAGGTGGAAGAATGTCTCTGACTAATAATGGCTACCTTAGTCTGGCAAGAAGTGTAGTTTCTGTGGAGTTAAAAGGAAAGCTGCAAGTCCTCATAATGGCTGAATCACCATCACAAAATGCTGAGATTGCTGCGCAATTCCTCTTCACACCCGAAAAATGCAACATAAGTAAAGGTGAATGTTACCTCCCTGATGGCTCTAAGGTTGAGATTACTGTTGCTTGGTCCCTCATTCCCTCGACGATGCTACAGTCAGGTGACAGTCGTGAGGACAGTGGGATGGTGACCGGAGGATATTCAAAGGAAAGGACTGGCGGGTCCATGTTAAGTGAGGAGGTATGTAAGGCTGGAATCTTAATGCAGGAGAGTATCCGCTGGGTCCAGGCCCGGGAGGAGAAGATGTTAGAGATTGGACTTTGCAACTCCGTGGAACACTCGAATCTTCTGAAGTTGAAATTTGATATGTTGGAGTTGTCGGAAAAGATCTTCGGTCAGGCCGAGTACGAGACCCATTTCAAAATTCGCGACAAGGGTAAGATGGAAACTGGAGGGAAGCCTTTGAAGGGAAGGAGTGGCGATGTTGAATTGTTGAGGATTTGGCAACGAAGGCAGAATGTTGAAGACACTGAGCAAGATTGGTGACGGGGGCAAATTGTTCTCCAAGCAGTTCATGGAGCCGCTGGTCAATTTCTCAATTTCTGTAGCCAGATCTGTCAGAAACATGATTGAGGAGGAGGTAGAGACTGAGACGGCAGGGGTGGTGCCGATGGTCAGCTTCAAATTACATTTGCTCTCCAGGCAGTTTGATGAGCTGTGGGACAACATGGGCCAGCTAGTCTCAACAGAAGCAAAATTTCTAGCGATATGCATGCTTATTCATGAGCCCTTCGCATGCTATTGCTCCACACTGAAGTTTATCTCTGCAGTTTTCAACCGGCTTTGTCAATGGGTGCCAGATTTGACATCGGCAATGGGATCGATAAGGGAACACGAGGAGATAGAGGACGGGGATAAGGATAGGAAGGTTGTGAGTGAgtatgaggaggagaagaaggctgAGGAGTTCTATTTCAATGCCCACCGTGAAAACTGGGAATTTAGTCGCAGCAACTTTGGCAGCTTTGAAGACCCAAGTGAGTAAATGCGCTAGTGATATGGTCGTAGTTAGTATGCTTTTCTTCTTCCACTTACTGCATGTCTCAAGCAAGCGAATTCGTTCTGTAAGCGTAGGGATTTACTCTACTCAGATTGACTCTTCTTTATTCTTCTTGAATGTATAGTAGAAGCAATCTGTGCACTCTTTAGTTAGTTCACGTTAGATTTCTAACACATACTTCACTTGGTTGCATGCAGCGGTATTGAGCCCCTTGCTCTTTACCCACTACATAGCAGGCCACACCCAACTGGGTGCTGAAGTCGGGAGGACTATGCAGGTCTACTCTATTAAAGTCACAGAAACAGAAGGCTATGCCCTTGAGTGGCCGCTGAAGGTATACGGTGTAGTCGGTGCACGAGATGTTGTCGACTATCGTCGCAACATTCTCTTCCTTCGCGCTAGGGATGACTGCCAAATCCTCACAAGAGAGGTATGCACCTGTTCCTTTTGTTATTCCTTGCATATTTATTAACAAGTTAATGGAGAATAGTGATGTTTGCAGGATTCTTTTTTGCACTTGACTGGCCCTTCTCGTGCAATTATGTCTGGTGGCATATTGGAGAACAATGTTACTATTGAAGTCCACCTAACTCTAAAGGACACAGTGGAGTCAAAGGATAGAACATTGATCAGTAAAGCCTTCGTTTATGACGAAGATGATCTTGGTAGTGGTGATGTTATTTCTACGCGTCTTCTCCAGGGCCTTTGTTCAATAGAGTTATGCTGTGAGCATCTTGAACAGTCAGTCCAAGCCACTATCGTCGGTGCTTGTGTTGTAAAGGGCCCATTGCGTTGTGGCAATGGCATCAAGGTCGTTTGCTCCGCTCTACCTGAAGGTAAAACTGAAGGCAGTGTCAAGTGCCCATCTGGGCGTGTTTTGCTGCTTGGTTCACAAGCTGGAACAGTGCCTGTGGGTGGTTATCTAGATCTGTCAAGGCAAGCTGTATCCGTAAAATCAAGAGGAAGACTTGAAATTCTCATACAGGCCGGACAAATCAGTGGAAGTGTCGTCTTCAAAGCTGAAGACAGCAACATAAGTCGAGAAAGATGTCGTCTTGGTGATTGTGAAGTGGAGATAACTGTTGCTTGGTCCCTCCTTGTTGAAAGCCAGCATGATATCTCGGTGATGGGATATATAGCGCCTTATGCAGAAGAATTAATTCCACCTTTGCCCGTCATGAAGCTTTATAGAAGGCCCTCGGTGATGATGAAGCCATGCATCTGATATCGTGTTTACTGTTCCATCATGAACTTGTCTGCTAATTCCTGTACTATGATATATTACCTAGATAAatccgtttgagcgacaagtatttccggatggagggagtacaacactAGCATATGCTCGTTTTTTTCTTAACTATGGTCTTGTGTGTACTATGATACAAGACAAAGCCTATGTATATATTGCTGTTATGCACATATATGGTGTTGTTGTTGAGCTAGGTAAGCCTACTTTGGAATTTCTAGCTTATTGGTGGAGCATCTTATTGGTGGATTGTATGCCAAACCTGTTGATTCATCATGGATCTGGAGATATAGCCTTGTGCTTTCCTCTAGGTTGTACTGCTAGAACCTAGCCGACAATAAAGGATAACCGTTTTTTTCGATTAATAAAGGATAAAAGTTGAAATGCGATATGACAACTCAAACAGTAACAACTCCTAGGGGTATTTTTACTCTTATTATAGATGTGCTTTTCTTATTTTTCGATGAAAGCATATAGGCGCTTTTCTTTTTGGAAAAGCATAGAAACATAACATGTGCTTCCTGTGAAAGCAAAGTTGCGATTCTCGCGTAATTATAACTATGCTTCTCACATAAGCACATgctgtatttttttcttttttcggtgGAAGCACGGATGTTTTTCTCGCGACTATGTTTTTCCTTTTTGAGAAGCGCAACTATGTTTTTCCGCAAAAGCACATGTTGTGCTTCTCGCAAAAAAAACACTGCTTCCTAAAAAAAATACTTTCAACAAAAcctagtaaaaaacaagcaaaaaccgaAAAGTTGAAAATAAACAAATTTATATATCTATtctatacctaatattaaaggacggaGGCGTTCATAGTTCTCCATACATCATCCCTTTATATCCCTTCATTTTATATTGATTATAGAGATTGACGGCCGAGATTGAAATCCCTTTGGTTCATCGCTGTTTCCTTAGGAATAGATTTAGAAAAAATTCGTCTGCTATAAAAAAAATGAGGTAAATACACCGGGAGTCACAAAACTTACATGCGACCTTCAGTTTGGTGCATAAACTTATAAAGTACGTGATTCTGGTCGTCTAACTTGTCTTCTCATTCATATACGGTGCTTTCTATCATATCCGGCCGTATTCCACACACACGTGGCGTGCCCACGTTgtgggggcccattgtcagtgtttTTTAACCCTTGCATATTATTTATTTATGCAGAAAATTCTCAAATAAAATTAAAACCAAACTTTTTCTGAACCCTTGCATTTTATTTACACGGACATTTCTCAAATGAAATTGAAAACGCTGATACATGCTGGGCTTCGAACTACTCGACCAACCTGATTTTTGGTGATTAGTACGCACAGTTAGCTGCATATAATATGGACAGTACgaagaaagtactccctccgtccggaaatacttgtcggagaaatgaatgtatctagacgtattttagttctagatacatccatttttatgcatttctccgacaagtatttccggacggagggagtagaaattaaAACGGGAAAAGCTGTGCAAAACAGATATAACCCCGGTTCAAACCTATGACCTCCTGGCTAGCTCGCCGCATGTGCAATTAAAGAGATATACACAATTTATCTTCTgtattcttctttctttttttctatgTAAGAAAATAACTTATATTCTCAATAAACTTTTCGGACAAATCACTAAACTTTTGTTTGAATTCGAATAATATTAAATTTGAAAAATATAGATAAAAGAAATACAGTGCAGAATGAATGTACACATTTTTTTAGACAAATCAACTAAATTTTTGTTTAAATTCGAATAATTTTAACTTAAAAAATCTAGTGCAGAATGAATGCATGTATTTTTTTGGACAAATCAGCAGAAATTTtttatcgaattcaaataattttaaGTTTTTAAATCTAGATAAAGGAAAATATAGGTCAGAACGCTTGTACGTAaatttttcggacaaatgaactatTTTTTCTGAATTCAAATAATTGCAAATTTAAAAATCTAGATAAAAGAAGATATAGTGCAGAATAAATGTACGTGAACTTCTTTCAGGCAAATTAGTGAGGTTTTttcgaattcaaataattttaaatttgaaaatctagataaaaaataTAGTTCAGCTGATTTTTCCAAaagaattttaaaatttgaatgatcttatatttgaaaaaaaattgatcacTCAAACAGAATGATCCCACTCTCCCCGTGATAATGTGCATAAATTTCTATTACCTGCGTGTTTTCTTAAATAGAACAAGATTAATAACAACATACACACGAACATTTCTATTCCCCGCATGAATAATTTTTTGAAATGCGTGAACATTTCTAAAATGCAACTTACTTTTTtagttacacaaatatatttttaaatgatTAACTTTTTAAATATCACATACTTGTTTTACAAcgtatgaacatttttgaaatataaGGTTGTTTCTTACATCATT is a window of Triticum dicoccoides isolate Atlit2015 ecotype Zavitan chromosome 2B, WEW_v2.0, whole genome shotgun sequence DNA encoding:
- the LOC119365983 gene encoding uncharacterized protein LOC119365983; translation: MEPQSKIRDEDDEMETGGELSTGRSSGESLHLAAAVETEWRITGDSDENSVFILEETVHRLVSDIMPEFEAKVGDVASVLEAEETRKEALAALSFGFRLQLFSEQIDELRHEMCKLLRSFSPENKDIRSTMIKFISEPYLGRICKLQWISERVSMLQRMDPDFDSKVKSTIIKLKSESFLLAMEELKEEEEEEEESGREGIAGEGRGDQEVSMEMEEKRFASYRRCWERLWGNDRSFEDQTLLSPMLFTHCTASRIPNEAVAGSTLQIHSIKISTAKELTLPLEVYGVVAVRDAVDHHRNPLFLRSRTHCQILEENDSFLRLTGPVRAIVSMDTVYIEIQLKVKGATKSEDTTLISTFGFYNGDSSGTFLLKNSLCTVELCYEQLKQSVQATIMGVFVTPKQESLPFPYGGRVICSSLPQDDNEDIAGLPSREVLLLDSKGGRMSLTNNGYLSLARSVVSVELKGKLQVLIMAESPSQNAEIAAQFLFTPEKCNISKGECYLPDGSKVEITVAWSLIPSTMLQSGDSREDSGMVTGGYSKERTGGSMLSEEVCKAGILMQESIRWVQAREEKMLEIGLCNSVEHSNLLKLKFDMLELSEKIFGQAEYETHFKIRDKGKMETGGKPLKGRSGDVELLRIWQRRQNVEDTEQDW